Proteins found in one Paenibacillus borealis genomic segment:
- a CDS encoding ABC transporter permease, translated as MAKLAGLRHWIHKKATIERMLTTGTILVLLLLWFAVTELKLLSAILVPSPGKVFASFIQILQEGYKDNSLLTHLRDSMMRLLSSFVLVILTAVPLGLLSGYNSKIRAIMYPLVEFYRPLPPLAYYTLLVLWMGIEDSSKIALLYLAGFAPVFIACESGVRKLKQDYIDGAYTLGADSRQIFFHVVFPACLPDIFIGLRTAVGVSYTTLVAAEMVAAVTGIGWMVLDASKFLRSDIIFVGIIIMGITGMLIDAVLRAVERRVVPWKGKE; from the coding sequence GTGGCTAAGCTTGCAGGCTTGAGGCATTGGATTCACAAAAAAGCAACCATTGAGCGGATGTTAACAACAGGCACCATTCTGGTTCTGCTTCTATTATGGTTCGCGGTCACGGAGCTAAAGCTCCTGTCAGCGATTCTGGTCCCTTCTCCCGGCAAAGTGTTTGCCAGCTTTATTCAAATTCTGCAGGAAGGCTACAAAGACAACAGTCTGCTGACACATCTCAGAGACAGCATGATGCGCTTATTAAGCTCCTTCGTGCTCGTCATCCTCACCGCCGTCCCCCTCGGTCTGCTGAGCGGCTATAACTCCAAAATACGCGCCATCATGTATCCGCTCGTTGAATTTTACCGCCCGCTCCCGCCGCTCGCGTACTATACCCTGCTTGTGCTGTGGATGGGAATTGAAGATTCGTCCAAGATTGCACTGCTGTATCTGGCCGGTTTTGCCCCCGTCTTCATTGCCTGTGAATCGGGAGTCCGTAAACTGAAGCAGGATTATATTGACGGGGCCTATACCCTCGGGGCAGACAGCCGGCAAATTTTCTTTCATGTTGTTTTCCCCGCCTGCCTGCCGGATATATTCATCGGACTGAGAACAGCAGTCGGCGTCTCCTATACGACGCTTGTCGCAGCCGAAATGGTCGCCGCAGTAACCGGCATTGGATGGATGGTGCTGGACGCCAGCAAATTTCTGAGAAGCGACATTATTTTCGTGGGCATTATCATTATGGGGATAACCGGGATGTTGATTGATGCCGTACTGCGGGCCGTTGAACGTAGAGTCGTACCGTGGAAAGGCAAAGAATAG
- a CDS encoding aliphatic sulfonate ABC transporter substrate-binding protein codes for MNKKLRLMLTGGLALVLSVQLAACGNSKEDGGTAKPESVTIGYQDIPNDEIVAKAKGWYEAELGVPVNFKKFDSGRDVNTAFASKSIDIGLMGSTPASVGIATGLEYEVFWIHDVIGAAEALAVKNSSGVNSVKELAGKKVAVPFSSTAHYSLLNALELEGVNLADVQILDMQPNDIFAAWQRGDIDAAYVWNPVLGELLKDGKVLTDSGKLAEQGIVTADVGVVSKAFAGKYPELVAKYIKVQSKAHDLYTSNPDEAGDALAKGLNISKSEALKQTGDLIWLSASEQLSSKYFGPSDSKGDLASILKATADFLVEQKALEKAPDLEAFEQGINSAYIERSLK; via the coding sequence TTGAACAAGAAACTTAGACTTATGCTGACAGGCGGCCTGGCTCTTGTACTATCAGTGCAGCTTGCAGCATGCGGAAACAGCAAGGAAGACGGGGGTACAGCCAAACCGGAATCCGTTACGATCGGATACCAGGACATTCCCAATGATGAAATTGTCGCCAAAGCCAAAGGCTGGTATGAAGCTGAGCTCGGTGTGCCGGTGAACTTCAAGAAATTCGATTCCGGCCGTGATGTGAACACCGCCTTCGCCTCGAAGAGCATCGATATCGGGCTGATGGGCAGTACACCGGCTTCCGTAGGCATCGCCACCGGGCTGGAATATGAGGTGTTCTGGATCCACGATGTCATTGGCGCTGCCGAAGCGCTAGCGGTCAAGAATAGCTCAGGTGTGAATTCGGTCAAGGAGCTGGCCGGCAAAAAGGTGGCGGTTCCCTTCAGCTCCACGGCACACTACAGCCTGCTGAATGCGCTGGAGCTTGAGGGTGTCAATCTGGCGGATGTGCAGATTCTGGATATGCAGCCGAATGATATTTTTGCCGCCTGGCAAAGAGGTGATATTGACGCCGCTTATGTATGGAATCCGGTGCTGGGCGAACTGCTGAAGGACGGCAAAGTTCTTACCGACAGCGGTAAATTAGCGGAACAAGGCATTGTGACTGCCGATGTCGGAGTGGTCAGCAAAGCGTTCGCCGGCAAATACCCTGAACTTGTGGCCAAATATATCAAGGTCCAGTCAAAGGCTCACGACCTCTATACCAGCAATCCCGATGAAGCTGGCGATGCGCTCGCTAAAGGCCTTAATATCAGCAAATCCGAAGCGCTGAAACAAACTGGCGATCTCATCTGGCTGTCCGCCAGTGAACAACTATCTTCCAAATACTTCGGCCCCAGTGACAGCAAAGGGGATTTGGCCAGCATTCTGAAGGCTACCGCAGACTTTCTGGTGGAGCAAAAGGCACTGGAAAAGGCACCTGATCTGGAGGCCTTTGAACAGGGGATCAACTCCGCATATATTGAACGTTCACTGAAATAA
- a CDS encoding ABC transporter ATP-binding protein, whose product MPIADKTILEKNPTAIISVENVSLAYGAADGPNVLEEIDLKLHEGEFVCLLGPSGCGKSTLLKIIAGLIQPSAGSAVMDGIHITGPEWHRGVVFQQPPLYSWLSTRENVRFGLKMRKIPKAEGLKLADEYLDKVGLLQYAGHKPYELSGGMKQRVAIARALVNSPRVLLMDEPFGALDALTREEMQQLLRNIWRETGCTILFITHDVDEALSLGTRVLVMSRSPGRIIREFTTSFTCGITAESTGQARYSPAFLKLREEILGLINKQKLSSINNLN is encoded by the coding sequence ATGCCGATTGCCGATAAGACGATATTGGAGAAGAACCCGACAGCCATTATATCCGTAGAGAATGTATCTCTGGCCTACGGGGCCGCTGATGGCCCAAATGTGCTGGAGGAAATTGATCTTAAGCTGCATGAAGGTGAGTTCGTATGTCTTCTGGGACCTTCCGGCTGCGGAAAAAGCACACTGCTCAAAATCATTGCCGGCCTGATCCAGCCCTCGGCGGGTTCTGCCGTGATGGACGGGATCCATATCACGGGCCCGGAATGGCATCGCGGAGTTGTGTTTCAGCAGCCTCCTCTCTACTCCTGGCTGAGCACCCGGGAGAACGTCAGATTCGGGCTGAAGATGCGCAAGATCCCGAAAGCAGAAGGTTTGAAGCTTGCTGACGAGTATCTAGACAAGGTCGGTTTGCTGCAATATGCGGGGCACAAGCCTTATGAGCTGTCCGGAGGAATGAAGCAGCGGGTAGCCATTGCCCGGGCACTCGTTAACAGTCCGCGTGTACTGTTAATGGATGAACCCTTCGGCGCACTCGATGCGCTGACCCGTGAGGAGATGCAGCAACTGCTGCGGAACATTTGGCGGGAGACCGGTTGCACGATTCTGTTTATTACCCATGATGTTGACGAAGCGCTCTCGCTGGGTACCCGGGTGCTGGTAATGTCGAGAAGCCCCGGCCGGATCATCCGGGAGTTCACTACCTCATTCACCTGCGGCATTACCGCTGAAAGTACCGGTCAAGCCCGGTATTCACCGGCCTTCCTGAAGCTGCGTGAAGAAATTCTCGGTCTGATTAACAAGCAAAAGCTGTCTTCTATTAATAACTTGAACTGA
- the ssuD gene encoding FMNH2-dependent alkanesulfonate monooxygenase: MKIFWFIPTYGDGRYLGTETGSRAATPGYYRQIAAAADELGYEGVLIPTGRGCEDAWVIASSLLPLTKRLKFLVAVRPDLMSPTLAARMASTFDRSSGGRLLLNVVTGGDPAELEGDGVFLSHDERYERADEFLTVWRQVIRQEEVTFFGKHIRVNKAKVLQPAVQSPHPPLYFGGSSDAALRTAAKHIDVYLTWGEPPEQVKSKIAAVRRLAELEGRTVRFGIRLHVIVRETREEAWAAAERLISRLDEDTIAAAQQVFATMDSVGQRRMAELHGGDRSRLEISPDLWAGVGLVRGGAGTALVGDPETVALRMREYADLGIETFVFSGYPHLEEAYRVAELLFPLLPLEHSVSPQGQAARGEAVALGNSVHSRPAGNSTTPGHS, translated from the coding sequence GTGAAGATATTCTGGTTTATTCCCACCTATGGAGATGGCCGGTATTTGGGAACAGAAACCGGCAGCAGAGCGGCTACGCCCGGGTATTACCGGCAAATCGCCGCCGCTGCCGACGAACTCGGTTATGAAGGCGTGCTGATTCCTACCGGCAGGGGCTGCGAGGATGCCTGGGTCATTGCCTCTTCCCTGCTCCCGCTGACCAAGCGGCTCAAGTTTCTGGTCGCTGTCCGGCCGGACCTTATGTCCCCCACACTTGCAGCGCGGATGGCCTCCACCTTTGACCGCAGCTCCGGAGGACGTCTGCTCCTGAATGTGGTCACCGGAGGCGATCCCGCAGAGCTTGAGGGGGACGGTGTATTTCTAAGCCATGACGAGCGTTATGAACGCGCAGATGAATTCCTTACGGTCTGGCGGCAGGTGATCCGGCAGGAGGAAGTCACCTTCTTCGGCAAGCATATCCGGGTCAACAAAGCCAAAGTGCTGCAGCCCGCAGTTCAGTCGCCCCATCCTCCGCTTTATTTCGGAGGATCCTCTGACGCGGCACTGAGAACAGCAGCCAAACATATCGACGTATACCTCACCTGGGGAGAACCGCCTGAGCAGGTAAAATCCAAGATCGCAGCCGTCCGGCGGCTCGCGGAGCTCGAGGGCCGGACCGTACGCTTCGGCATCCGGCTGCATGTCATTGTCCGCGAGACCCGTGAGGAGGCATGGGCAGCAGCAGAACGGCTGATTTCCCGTCTGGATGAGGATACCATTGCAGCAGCCCAGCAGGTATTTGCCACCATGGACTCCGTCGGGCAGCGCAGAATGGCTGAGCTGCATGGCGGGGACCGTTCGAGGCTGGAGATCAGCCCGGATTTGTGGGCCGGGGTCGGCCTCGTCCGCGGCGGAGCCGGCACGGCGCTGGTCGGTGATCCGGAGACGGTTGCGCTGCGGATGCGGGAATACGCTGATCTCGGCATCGAAACCTTTGTGTTCTCAGGCTATCCTCACCTGGAGGAAGCCTACCGGGTAGCTGAGCTGCTCTTCCCGCTGCTGCCGCTTGAACATTCCGTCAGCCCCCAGGGCCAGGCAGCCCGCGGAGAAGCCGTTGCACTCGGGAACTCCGTCCATTCCAGGCCTGCCGGGAATTCTACAACGCCCGGACATTCATAA
- a CDS encoding ABC transporter ATP-binding protein gives MDSHILQISGLHKTFSTPQGQVKALHNINLNVSEGEFVTIIGPSGCGKSTLLKIIAGLDNSYEGRIVLNGQPIEGPSIEKGFIFQEPRLFPWLTVQKNIAGNFSLKDPAVRLRVEELIELVRLQGFEQAYPRELSGGMAQRVAIARALLRGPKVLLLDEPFGALDAFTRSHMQEVLLDIWQKDRTTMLLVTHDLDEAVFLGERVAVMNARPGQIQSLQHIQLPHPRKKASTAFEQYRRAVLNEFEKVEDSRAAGLTGSHDEMKII, from the coding sequence TTGGATTCGCACATCCTGCAGATCAGCGGCCTGCACAAAACCTTCTCAACCCCCCAGGGGCAGGTCAAAGCGCTGCACAATATTAATCTGAATGTCAGCGAAGGCGAATTTGTCACGATTATCGGCCCCAGCGGCTGCGGCAAGAGCACCTTGCTCAAGATTATCGCCGGTCTGGACAACAGCTATGAAGGAAGGATTGTATTGAACGGGCAGCCCATCGAGGGGCCCAGCATTGAGAAAGGATTTATTTTTCAGGAGCCGCGCCTGTTCCCCTGGCTTACTGTGCAGAAGAATATTGCCGGTAATTTCTCCCTGAAGGATCCCGCAGTCCGTCTCCGGGTGGAGGAGCTAATTGAGCTGGTCCGGTTGCAGGGCTTCGAGCAGGCTTACCCCCGCGAGCTGTCGGGCGGTATGGCCCAGCGCGTTGCCATAGCCCGCGCACTTCTGCGCGGTCCCAAGGTGCTGCTGCTGGACGAGCCCTTCGGCGCATTGGATGCGTTCACCCGTTCACACATGCAGGAGGTGCTGCTCGATATCTGGCAGAAGGACAGAACCACGATGCTGCTGGTCACGCATGATCTGGACGAGGCGGTATTCCTTGGGGAACGGGTAGCTGTGATGAATGCCCGCCCGGGGCAGATCCAGAGTCTCCAGCACATCCAGCTTCCCCATCCGCGCAAGAAGGCCAGCACTGCCTTTGAGCAGTACCGCCGGGCGGTATTGAATGAATTCGAGAAGGTTGAAGACTCAAGAGCTGCCGGCCTTACCGGATCTCACGACGAAATGAAGATAATCTAA
- a CDS encoding aliphatic sulfonate ABC transporter substrate-binding protein, which produces MNLFKKSTTWMLLTALTFLIAGCGNNGATAADTAANSTAAPAAAASADPSPAVKDYGGLTLTIGIQPGPGSYALARSKGWFEEEFDKVGVKVEWAEFQSGPPMTEAIAAGRLDFAGLGNLPVVTAQAADIGFTEIANIIDGKNNVAIIVPKDSPITTIEQLKGKKVAVAKGSNAFNFLYRGLDKAGLKPSDLEIIQLQPNEAQPAFETGGVDAWATWDPYITTNLLTGKAQVLTDGEALGVLSPSFLIARTKLAEEHPELITTFLKVYEQARVWEEQHLEDAIKTYVEQFSVDAGIIQALRDRVTPINVPISDEVIAQQQETADFQLEQKTIRKQIDVSKVVDNQFIEQALKDAAAEPKW; this is translated from the coding sequence ATGAACTTATTTAAAAAAAGCACAACCTGGATGCTATTAACCGCCCTGACATTTCTAATCGCAGGCTGCGGCAATAATGGGGCAACAGCTGCCGACACTGCTGCGAATTCAACCGCCGCCCCCGCCGCAGCAGCAAGTGCAGATCCCTCACCTGCTGTTAAGGATTACGGCGGACTGACCCTGACGATCGGCATTCAGCCCGGACCGGGCTCCTACGCGCTTGCGCGGAGCAAGGGATGGTTCGAGGAAGAATTCGACAAGGTAGGCGTTAAGGTGGAATGGGCTGAATTCCAGAGCGGTCCGCCGATGACAGAGGCCATTGCCGCCGGCCGTCTGGATTTCGCCGGCCTTGGCAACCTGCCGGTGGTCACAGCTCAGGCTGCGGATATCGGATTCACTGAAATCGCCAATATTATCGACGGCAAGAACAATGTAGCCATTATCGTACCTAAGGATAGCCCGATTACCACAATAGAGCAGCTCAAGGGCAAGAAGGTAGCTGTCGCCAAAGGCAGCAACGCGTTCAACTTCCTCTACCGCGGTCTGGACAAGGCCGGACTTAAGCCTTCTGACCTGGAGATCATCCAGCTGCAGCCCAATGAGGCGCAGCCCGCTTTTGAAACCGGAGGTGTCGATGCCTGGGCAACCTGGGACCCTTACATTACAACGAATCTGCTCACCGGCAAAGCACAGGTTCTGACCGATGGTGAAGCACTGGGTGTGCTGTCCCCTTCCTTCCTGATTGCCCGTACGAAGCTTGCCGAAGAGCATCCAGAACTAATCACCACGTTCTTGAAAGTATATGAGCAGGCCCGTGTCTGGGAGGAACAGCATCTGGAGGATGCGATCAAGACGTATGTCGAGCAATTCTCGGTAGATGCAGGTATCATACAGGCGCTACGCGACCGCGTCACACCAATCAATGTGCCGATCAGTGACGAGGTCATTGCCCAGCAGCAGGAAACTGCAGATTTCCAGCTGGAGCAGAAAACGATCCGCAAACAAATCGATGTATCCAAGGTGGTCGATAACCAGTTTATTGAGCAGGCCCTTAAGGATGCTGCCGCCGAACCGAAATGGTAA
- a CDS encoding ABC transporter permease: protein MQSVQLEERAAPPAAASKSRSSNRPIRRKTTLKGLILPVLTLIVWEIFGTAGQINPTVLPTPHVIALEFYNLARSGELLFHLKISLWRSLLGFLLGGSVGLALGLWSGFSRLAEKQLDPSIQMLRTVPHLAITPLFILWFGFGEWSKILLIALGAFFPVYVNTFLGIRSVDEKLFEVAKVLQYNRRSLITKLIVPASLPNILLGIRLSLGAAWLGLVVAEMMGSSEGVGFLIMDARYFSITSLVFVGILIFAIVGKLTDSLVKLLEKRLLRWRDSYLGENL, encoded by the coding sequence ATGCAGAGCGTCCAATTGGAAGAAAGGGCGGCCCCCCCTGCTGCCGCAAGCAAGAGTAGGTCAAGTAATAGACCAATCAGGCGGAAGACTACGCTCAAAGGACTAATACTGCCAGTACTGACGCTTATAGTCTGGGAAATCTTCGGAACGGCAGGACAGATCAATCCCACCGTATTGCCTACTCCTCACGTGATTGCCTTGGAATTCTATAATCTTGCCAGGTCGGGGGAGCTGCTCTTCCACCTGAAGATATCTTTATGGCGTTCGCTGCTCGGCTTCCTGCTGGGAGGCTCCGTTGGTCTTGCCCTTGGTCTGTGGTCAGGCTTCTCACGGCTTGCGGAGAAACAGCTTGACCCTTCCATCCAGATGCTGCGGACCGTTCCCCATCTGGCCATCACCCCGCTCTTTATTCTCTGGTTCGGTTTCGGGGAATGGTCCAAGATCCTGCTCATTGCGCTGGGTGCTTTCTTTCCGGTATACGTGAACACTTTCCTGGGCATCCGGTCGGTGGATGAGAAGCTGTTCGAGGTAGCGAAGGTTCTTCAATATAACCGCCGCAGCCTGATTACGAAGCTGATTGTGCCAGCCTCCCTGCCGAACATTCTGCTCGGGATCCGCTTATCGCTGGGGGCAGCATGGCTTGGGCTGGTGGTGGCTGAAATGATGGGCTCCAGTGAAGGTGTCGGCTTTCTGATTATGGATGCGCGGTATTTCTCCATTACCTCGCTAGTCTTTGTAGGCATCCTGATCTTCGCCATCGTCGGGAAATTGACCGATTCCCTGGTCAAGCTGCTGGAGAAGCGGCTGCTCCGCTGGCGTGACAGCTATCTGGGGGAGAATCTATGA
- a CDS encoding ABC transporter permease, with translation MNKISLKQKKSTLSGRLPDSLQAWIFPLALLLLWQIAGATGLLSPSLLPTPLEIGKQFIRLAGNGKLLMHLEASVIRAAAGFALGGSLALIIGLAAGLSRLVEELLDPSLQMMRTVPLLSVIPLFILWFGVGQLSQVLLIALGAFFPLYVNTFAGVRGVDRKLYEVAQVLQYSRMQRIFRLIIPAALPNILLGIRLSLGIAWLCLVVAELMGASSGIGYMIAEARQYSQTAAVFVGIGIFAVVGKLSDSLVRLLESRLLHWREAYKG, from the coding sequence ATGAATAAGATTAGCTTGAAACAGAAGAAATCAACACTATCCGGCAGACTGCCGGATTCCCTGCAGGCCTGGATCTTCCCGCTGGCCCTTCTGCTGCTGTGGCAGATTGCGGGAGCAACCGGGCTGCTGTCCCCGTCGCTGTTGCCAACTCCGTTGGAGATCGGGAAGCAGTTCATCCGGCTGGCCGGGAACGGAAAGCTGCTGATGCACCTGGAAGCCAGTGTAATCCGGGCTGCTGCCGGCTTTGCACTCGGCGGCTCCCTCGCCCTGATTATCGGGCTGGCCGCCGGACTATCGAGGCTGGTGGAAGAACTGCTGGACCCTTCCCTGCAGATGATGCGTACAGTTCCGCTATTATCTGTCATTCCGCTGTTCATTCTCTGGTTCGGGGTAGGACAGTTGTCACAGGTGCTTCTGATCGCACTGGGCGCCTTTTTCCCCTTATATGTCAATACCTTCGCAGGTGTCCGTGGTGTCGACCGCAAGCTGTACGAGGTGGCGCAGGTCCTTCAGTATTCCCGGATGCAGCGGATCTTCCGGCTCATTATTCCTGCGGCACTGCCCAACATCCTGCTGGGCATCCGCCTGTCGCTGGGTATAGCCTGGCTCTGCCTGGTGGTAGCCGAGCTGATGGGAGCCAGCTCCGGCATCGGCTACATGATTGCCGAGGCGCGCCAGTATTCGCAGACCGCAGCTGTATTTGTGGGCATAGGGATCTTTGCAGTAGTGGGCAAGCTGTCCGATTCCCTTGTGCGGTTACTGGAATCAAGGCTGCTGCACTGGAGAGAAGCTTATAAAGGCTGA
- a CDS encoding amidohydrolase: protein MAYPDQIYINGIVLTFDPTGTTAEAVALQGERIAAVGSTAQLLELAGPETAVTDLQGKTVLPGFYEAHGHFPLSGILEVQSAPLWSPPRGSITSISGLLAVLKEKAADIPAGGWVTGFGYDPSKLAEKRHPSRYELDQAFPEHPVWLSHNSAHMGVANSKALAIAGITKDSPAPVIGIIQREPDGEPTGLIQENGALIEAYIPPLSAAQHAEGIRLANAEYVSQGITSAIIAVGVDPEPLVNAHSRGLLDLRLINIPLYHPEQAPLQEVYDYGPVKSQGAKLFQDGSIQGYTGWLSNPYHQPFSEDDPLYRGFPMLEREELAQAVFAVHSTGRQVVIHANGDAAIDDVLYAIGEAQRQLPRPDARHRIEHAQSVREDQLDRIKELGITPSFFNDHVYYFGDDHRDIYLGEDRARRISPLQSAVVRGIRFSLHNDTPITPPSPLHLVSVAVNRLTASGRELGPEYRITPYHALRAVTIDAAWQAFEEDDKGSIEPGKLADLVILADNPLTADPLGLHKIPVLQTIIGGRKVYVHAEATLASQQ from the coding sequence ATGGCATATCCGGATCAAATCTATATTAACGGCATAGTGCTGACTTTTGACCCTACAGGAACAACTGCTGAAGCAGTAGCCTTGCAAGGAGAACGTATTGCTGCAGTCGGCAGCACAGCGCAGCTGCTGGAGCTGGCAGGACCGGAGACGGCAGTGACCGATCTTCAGGGAAAGACGGTTTTGCCCGGCTTTTATGAGGCGCATGGCCATTTTCCGTTAAGCGGAATCCTGGAGGTGCAGTCGGCTCCGCTGTGGAGTCCGCCGCGCGGATCAATCACCAGCATCTCCGGGCTGCTCGCGGTCTTGAAGGAGAAAGCAGCGGACATTCCGGCCGGTGGCTGGGTCACGGGATTTGGATATGATCCCTCCAAGCTTGCGGAGAAGCGGCATCCCAGCCGGTATGAACTGGATCAGGCCTTTCCGGAGCATCCGGTGTGGCTCTCCCATAACTCGGCACACATGGGGGTGGCGAACAGCAAGGCGCTGGCTATAGCAGGAATTACGAAGGACTCCCCCGCCCCGGTAATTGGCATCATCCAGCGTGAACCTGATGGGGAGCCTACAGGATTAATCCAGGAGAATGGCGCTTTAATTGAAGCTTATATCCCCCCTCTATCCGCAGCGCAGCATGCTGAAGGGATAAGGCTTGCCAATGCCGAGTACGTGTCGCAAGGAATTACTTCTGCCATCATCGCTGTAGGTGTGGATCCGGAACCGCTGGTCAATGCCCACAGCCGCGGGCTGCTGGATCTCCGGCTGATCAATATCCCTTTATATCATCCCGAACAAGCGCCGCTGCAGGAAGTCTACGACTATGGCCCGGTCAAATCGCAGGGGGCCAAGCTGTTTCAGGACGGCTCCATCCAGGGGTATACCGGCTGGCTCTCCAACCCTTACCACCAGCCGTTCTCTGAAGACGATCCGTTGTACAGAGGATTTCCTATGCTGGAGCGGGAGGAGCTGGCACAGGCTGTGTTCGCTGTTCATTCCACCGGCCGCCAGGTCGTTATTCATGCCAACGGTGACGCTGCCATTGATGATGTGCTGTACGCCATCGGTGAAGCCCAGCGGCAGCTGCCGCGTCCGGACGCCCGCCACCGGATTGAGCATGCCCAGTCTGTACGTGAAGATCAACTGGACCGCATTAAGGAATTAGGCATTACGCCTTCCTTCTTTAACGATCATGTCTATTACTTCGGTGATGACCACCGTGATATTTATCTGGGTGAGGACCGGGCACGCCGGATCAGTCCGCTCCAATCGGCGGTGGTCCGGGGCATCCGTTTCTCGCTGCATAACGATACGCCGATCACGCCGCCCTCTCCCCTGCATCTGGTATCTGTCGCCGTCAACCGGCTGACCGCCAGCGGACGGGAGCTCGGTCCCGAATACCGGATTACGCCGTATCATGCACTGCGGGCCGTCACAATCGATGCCGCCTGGCAGGCATTTGAGGAGGATGATAAAGGCTCGATTGAGCCCGGCAAGCTAGCCGATCTGGTCATTCTCGCAGACAATCCGCTGACCGCTGATCCGCTCGGTCTGCATAAGATTCCCGTTCTCCAGACGATTATTGGCGGCCGTAAGGTATACGTGCATGCAGAGGCAACCTTAGCTTCACAGCAATAA
- a CDS encoding pyridoxal phosphate-dependent decarboxylase family protein, with the protein MVQYQFPVSGTAKAQILEQLQALRGADANWRDGRTWSLVYYGGEEISDLTRQAYQLFSQENGLNPGAFPSLRQMETEVVSMTADLLGGGSGTAGNMTSGGTESILMAVKTARDYARAVRPEISQPEIVLPVTAHPAFSKAAAYFDIKPVYVPLTEEYRADAAVARQLINGNTILLVGSAPAYPHGVMDPIEELAGIAAQHQIPFHVDACLGGFILPFLKDLGVPIPDFDFRIPGVTSMSADLHKYGYASKGASVVLYREDEYRQHQFYVRSDWPGGLFASPTMAGTRPGGAIAAAWAVLKLLGRDGYSRLADTTLQITRRLKEALIAIPGLHILGDPLMSVFAAGSEVLNLYAVADELESKGWHMDRQHLPPSLHFMVTQAHRESVDVFIHDLQQAIAAVASHPEAYAEGTTAMYGMVGSLPDSSLAHGFMRDYLSSMTRRN; encoded by the coding sequence ATGGTACAATATCAGTTTCCTGTTAGCGGCACAGCAAAGGCACAGATTCTGGAACAACTGCAGGCCTTGCGCGGGGCGGATGCCAATTGGCGGGACGGCCGCACCTGGAGCCTGGTTTATTACGGGGGTGAGGAAATCTCTGATTTAACCAGACAAGCCTACCAGCTATTCTCGCAAGAGAATGGGCTCAACCCCGGAGCTTTTCCCTCTCTGCGCCAAATGGAAACAGAGGTGGTATCCATGACGGCGGATTTGCTGGGCGGGGGAAGCGGAACGGCCGGAAATATGACCTCAGGCGGCACGGAAAGTATTCTGATGGCCGTCAAAACCGCAAGGGACTACGCCCGGGCTGTCCGTCCGGAGATTAGTCAGCCGGAGATAGTCCTGCCTGTTACGGCTCATCCGGCATTCTCCAAAGCAGCAGCTTATTTCGATATCAAACCTGTATACGTTCCGTTAACGGAGGAATACCGGGCAGATGCCGCTGTTGCCCGTCAGCTGATTAACGGAAATACAATTCTGCTGGTCGGCTCCGCGCCTGCCTATCCGCATGGTGTGATGGACCCGATTGAAGAGCTGGCCGGAATCGCCGCCCAGCATCAAATTCCTTTTCATGTGGATGCTTGTCTCGGAGGATTTATACTGCCATTCCTGAAGGACCTCGGCGTGCCAATTCCCGATTTCGACTTCCGCATACCGGGCGTAACCTCGATGTCCGCGGATCTCCATAAATACGGTTATGCCTCTAAGGGAGCTTCTGTCGTCCTGTACCGCGAGGACGAATACCGCCAGCACCAGTTCTACGTCCGCAGCGACTGGCCGGGCGGCTTGTTCGCTTCCCCTACGATGGCCGGCACCCGGCCGGGCGGGGCTATCGCCGCCGCATGGGCAGTACTGAAGCTGCTCGGCCGGGACGGCTACAGCCGTCTCGCCGACACAACGCTGCAAATCACCCGCAGGCTCAAAGAGGCCCTGATTGCCATTCCAGGTCTGCACATTCTGGGCGATCCCCTAATGAGCGTCTTTGCCGCCGGTTCAGAAGTGCTCAACCTGTACGCGGTTGCAGATGAGCTGGAGAGCAAGGGCTGGCATATGGACCGCCAGCATCTGCCGCCAAGTCTGCATTTCATGGTGACGCAGGCGCACCGGGAGAGCGTAGATGTATTCATTCATGATCTGCAGCAAGCGATTGCTGCGGTAGCAAGTCATCCGGAGGCTTATGCGGAGGGCACCACAGCGATGTACGGCATGGTGGGCAGCCTGCCGGACTCAAGCCTGGCTCACGGATTCATGCGCGATTATCTCAGCTCCATGACCCGTAGAAACTAA